A genomic window from Streptomyces sp. HUAS YS2 includes:
- the rplN gene encoding 50S ribosomal protein L14 → MIQQESRLRVADNTGAKEILCIRVLGGSGRRYAGIGDVIVATVKDAIPGGNVKKGDVVKAVIVRTVKERRRQDGSYIRFDENAAVILKNDGDPRGTRIFGPVGRELREKKFMKIISLAPEVL, encoded by the coding sequence GTGATCCAGCAGGAGTCGCGACTGCGTGTCGCCGACAACACTGGTGCCAAGGAGATCCTTTGCATCCGTGTTCTCGGTGGCTCGGGTCGCCGCTACGCGGGCATCGGTGACGTCATCGTCGCCACCGTCAAGGACGCGATCCCCGGTGGCAACGTGAAGAAGGGTGACGTCGTCAAGGCGGTCATCGTTCGCACCGTCAAGGAGCGCCGCCGCCAGGACGGCTCGTACATCCGCTTCGACGAGAACGCCGCTGTCATTCTCAAGAACGACGGCGACCCTCGTGGCACCCGTATCTTCGGCCCGGTCGGCCGTGAGCTGCGCGAGAAGAAGTTCATGAAGATCATCTCGCTCGCGCCGGAGGTGCTGTAA
- the rpsQ gene encoding 30S ribosomal protein S17, with the protein MSESNVTENKTERGFRKTREGLVVSDKMDKTVVVAVEDRVKHALYGKVIRRTNKLKAHDEQNAAGVGDRVLIMETRPLSATKRWRIVEILEKAK; encoded by the coding sequence ATGAGCGAGAGCAACGTGACTGAGAACAAGACCGAGCGCGGTTTCCGCAAGACCCGCGAGGGTCTGGTCGTCAGCGACAAGATGGACAAGACCGTCGTCGTCGCCGTCGAGGACCGTGTGAAGCACGCGCTGTACGGCAAGGTCATCCGCCGTACGAACAAGCTCAAGGCGCACGACGAGCAGAACGCCGCGGGTGTCGGCGACCGTGTCCTCATCATGGAGACCCGGCCGCTGTCCGCCACGAAGCGCTGGCGCATCGTCGAGATCCTCGAGAAGGCCAAGTAA
- the rpmC gene encoding 50S ribosomal protein L29 gives MSAGTKASELRELGNEELVAKLREAKEELFNLRFQAATGQLENHGRLKAVRKDIARIYTLMRERELGIETVENA, from the coding sequence ATGTCGGCCGGTACCAAGGCGTCCGAGCTGCGCGAGCTGGGCAACGAGGAGCTTGTTGCCAAGCTCCGCGAGGCCAAGGAAGAGCTGTTCAACCTCCGCTTCCAGGCGGCGACCGGTCAGCTCGAGAACCACGGCCGTCTCAAGGCGGTCCGTAAGGACATCGCCCGGATCTACACCCTGATGCGGGAGCGCGAGCTCGGCATCGAGACGGTGGAGAACGCCTGA
- the rplP gene encoding 50S ribosomal protein L16, translating to MLIPRRVKHRKQHHPKRSGMSKGGTQVAFGEYGIQALTPAYVTNRQIEAARIAMTRHIKRGGKVWINIYPDRPLTKKPAETRMGSGKGSPEWWIANVKPGRVMFELSYPNEKIAREALTRAAHKLPMKCRIVKREAGEA from the coding sequence ATGCTGATCCCCCGTAGGGTCAAGCACCGCAAGCAGCACCACCCGAAGCGCAGCGGTATGTCCAAGGGTGGTACGCAGGTTGCGTTCGGCGAGTACGGCATCCAGGCCCTCACTCCGGCGTACGTGACCAACCGCCAGATCGAGGCGGCGCGTATCGCGATGACCCGCCACATCAAGCGTGGCGGCAAGGTCTGGATCAACATCTACCCGGACCGTCCCCTCACCAAGAAGCCGGCCGAGACCCGCATGGGTTCCGGTAAGGGTTCCCCCGAGTGGTGGATCGCGAACGTCAAGCCCGGTCGGGTGATGTTCGAGCTGTCCTACCCGAACGAGAAGATCGCACGTGAGGCTCTGACTCGCGCGGCCCACAAGCTGCCGATGAAGTGCCGGATCGTCAAGCGCGAGGCAGGTGAAGCGTGA
- the rpsC gene encoding 30S ribosomal protein S3 yields MGQKVNPHGFRLGITTDFKSRWYADKLYKDYVKEDVAIRRMMTSGMERAGISKVEIERTRDRVRVDIHTARPGIVIGRRGAEADRIRGDLEKLTGKQVQLNILEVKNPEVDAQLVAQAVAEQLSSRVSFRRAMRKSMQSAMKAGAKGIKIQCGGRLGGAEMSRSEFYREGRVPLHTLRANVEYGFFEAKTTFGRIGVKVWIYKGDVKNIAEVRAENAAARAGNRPARGGADRPAGRGGRGGERGGRGRKPQQAAAEAPKAEAPAAAPAAESTGTEA; encoded by the coding sequence ATGGGCCAGAAGGTTAACCCGCATGGGTTCCGGCTCGGCATCACCACGGACTTCAAGTCCCGGTGGTACGCCGACAAGCTGTACAAGGACTACGTCAAGGAAGACGTCGCCATCCGTCGGATGATGACGTCCGGCATGGAGCGCGCCGGCATCTCGAAGGTTGAGATCGAGCGCACCCGTGACCGTGTGCGGGTGGACATCCACACCGCGCGTCCCGGCATCGTCATCGGCCGCCGTGGCGCCGAGGCCGACCGCATCCGCGGCGACCTCGAGAAGCTCACCGGCAAGCAGGTCCAGCTGAACATCCTCGAGGTCAAGAACCCCGAGGTCGACGCTCAGCTCGTGGCCCAGGCCGTTGCCGAGCAGCTGTCCTCCCGCGTCTCCTTCCGTCGGGCCATGCGCAAGAGCATGCAGTCCGCCATGAAGGCCGGCGCCAAGGGCATCAAGATCCAGTGTGGTGGCCGTCTCGGCGGCGCCGAGATGTCCCGCTCGGAGTTCTACCGCGAGGGTCGTGTGCCGCTGCACACGCTGCGCGCGAACGTCGAGTACGGCTTCTTCGAGGCCAAGACGACCTTCGGCCGCATCGGCGTGAAGGTCTGGATCTACAAGGGCGACGTCAAGAACATCGCCGAGGTCCGCGCCGAGAACGCTGCTGCCCGCGCGGGCAACCGCCCGGCCCGTGGCGGCGCTGACCGTCCGGCCGGCCGCGGTGGCCGCGGTGGCGAGCGTGGCGGTCGCGGTCGCAAGCCGCAGCAGGCTGCTGCCGAGGCCCCCAAGGCCGAGGCTCCCGCCGCCGCTCCGGCTGCTGAGAGCACCGGAACGGAGGCCTGA
- the rplV gene encoding 50S ribosomal protein L22, with the protein MEARAQARYIRVTPMKARRVVDLIRGMDATEAQAVLRFAPQAASVPVGKVLDSAIANAAHNYDHTDASSLVISEAYVDEGPTLKRFRPRAQGRAYRIRKRTSHITVVVSSKEGTR; encoded by the coding sequence ATGGAAGCCAGGGCCCAGGCGCGGTACATCCGCGTTACGCCCATGAAGGCCCGCCGCGTGGTGGACCTGATCCGTGGCATGGATGCCACGGAGGCTCAGGCTGTTCTGCGATTCGCTCCGCAGGCAGCCTCTGTGCCGGTCGGCAAGGTGCTCGACAGCGCCATCGCCAACGCCGCGCACAACTACGACCACACGGACGCCTCTTCGCTGGTCATCAGCGAGGCGTACGTCGACGAGGGTCCGACCCTGAAGCGGTTCCGTCCGCGTGCCCAGGGCCGTGCCTACCGGATCCGCAAGCGGACCAGCCACATCACCGTGGTCGTCAGCAGCAAGGAAGGAACCCGGTAA
- the rpsS gene encoding 30S ribosomal protein S19, which produces MPRSLKKGPFVDDHLIKKVDAQNEAGTKNVIKTWSRRSMIVPAMLGHTLAVHNGKTHIPVFVTESMVGHKLGEFSPTRTFRGHVKDDRKSKRR; this is translated from the coding sequence ATGCCGCGCAGTCTCAAGAAGGGGCCCTTCGTCGACGACCACCTCATCAAGAAGGTGGACGCCCAGAACGAAGCCGGCACCAAGAACGTCATCAAGACCTGGTCCCGTCGCTCCATGATCGTGCCGGCCATGCTCGGCCACACGCTCGCGGTGCACAACGGCAAGACCCACATCCCGGTGTTCGTCACCGAGTCGATGGTCGGCCACAAGCTCGGCGAGTTCTCGCCGACGCGCACCTTCCGGGGTCACGTCAAGGATGACCGGAAGTCGAAGCGCCGCTAG
- the rplB gene encoding 50S ribosomal protein L2, which translates to MGIRKYKPTTPGRRGSSVADFVEITRSTPEKSLVRPLHSKGGRNNTGRVTVRHQGGGHKRAYRVIDFRRHDKDGVPAKVAHIEYDPNRTARIALLHYADGEKRYIIAPRGLTQGDRIENGPGADIKPGNNLALRNIPVGTTIHAIELRPGGGAKFARSAGASVQLLAKEGTMAHLRMPSGEIRLVDARCRATIGEVGNAEQSNINWGKAGRKRWLGVRPTVRGVAMNPVDHPHGGGEGKTSGGRHPVSPWGQKEGRTRSPKKASNKYIVRRRKTNKKR; encoded by the coding sequence ATGGGAATCCGCAAGTACAAGCCGACTACGCCGGGCCGTCGTGGCTCCTCCGTAGCCGACTTCGTCGAGATCACGCGGTCCACGCCGGAGAAGTCGCTGGTCCGCCCGCTGCACAGCAAGGGTGGCCGTAACAACACCGGTCGTGTGACCGTCCGTCACCAGGGCGGTGGCCACAAGCGCGCCTACCGTGTGATCGACTTCCGTCGTCACGACAAGGACGGCGTGCCGGCCAAGGTCGCTCACATCGAGTACGACCCGAACCGCACCGCTCGCATCGCGCTGCTCCACTACGCGGACGGCGAGAAGCGCTACATCATCGCCCCGCGTGGCCTCACGCAGGGTGACCGGATTGAGAACGGCCCTGGCGCCGACATCAAGCCCGGCAACAACCTGGCCCTCCGTAACATCCCGGTCGGTACCACGATCCACGCGATCGAGCTCCGTCCCGGCGGTGGCGCCAAGTTCGCCCGTTCCGCGGGTGCCTCCGTGCAGCTGCTGGCGAAGGAGGGCACGATGGCCCACCTTCGTATGCCGTCCGGTGAGATCCGTCTCGTCGACGCCCGCTGCCGCGCCACGATCGGCGAGGTCGGCAACGCCGAGCAGTCGAACATCAACTGGGGCAAGGCCGGCCGCAAGCGCTGGCTGGGCGTCCGCCCGACCGTTCGCGGTGTGGCGATGAACCCGGTTGACCACCCGCACGGTGGTGGTGAGGGCAAGACCTCCGGTGGTCGCCACCCGGTCTCCCCGTGGGGTCAGAAGGAGGGTCGTACTCGTTCGCCCAAGAAGGCGTCGAACAAGTACATCGTCCGCCGCCGCAAGACGAACAAGAAGCGCTAG
- the rplW gene encoding 50S ribosomal protein L23 produces MSEATITSKTFTDPRDVLVKPVVSEKSYALLDENKYTFIVAPGANKTQIKQAVEAVFSVKVTGVNTINRQGKRKRTRTGFGKRKDTKRAIVTLAEGNRIDIFGGPTA; encoded by the coding sequence ATGTCCGAGGCCACGATCACCAGCAAGACCTTCACGGACCCGCGCGACGTCCTCGTCAAGCCGGTTGTCTCCGAGAAGAGCTACGCGCTGCTGGACGAGAACAAGTACACGTTCATCGTCGCGCCCGGCGCCAACAAGACCCAGATCAAGCAGGCCGTCGAGGCGGTCTTCTCGGTCAAGGTCACCGGGGTCAACACGATCAACCGCCAGGGCAAGCGCAAGCGCACCCGCACCGGTTTCGGCAAGCGCAAGGACACCAAGCGCGCCATCGTGACCCTCGCTGAGGGCAACCGTATCGACATCTTCGGCGGTCCGACCGCCTAA
- the rplD gene encoding 50S ribosomal protein L4: MSTIDILSPSGDKTGTVELPAEIFEAKVSIPLIHQVVVAQLAAARQGTHKVKTRGEVRGGGKKPYRQKGTGRARQGSTRAPQFAGGGVVHGPVPRDYSQRTPKKMKAAALRGALSDRATHSRIHVVTGVVEGGISTKAAKTLFGKISERKNVLLIAERSDEAAWLSARNLPQVHILEPGQLNTYDVMRSDDVVFTQAALESFVSGPKAADNEGSEA; encoded by the coding sequence ATGAGCACCATTGACATTCTGTCGCCCTCCGGCGACAAGACCGGGACCGTCGAGCTCCCGGCCGAGATCTTCGAGGCCAAGGTCAGCATCCCGCTGATCCACCAGGTCGTCGTCGCGCAGCTGGCCGCCGCCCGTCAGGGCACGCACAAGGTCAAGACGCGTGGCGAGGTCCGTGGTGGTGGCAAGAAGCCTTACCGCCAGAAGGGCACCGGCCGCGCCCGTCAGGGTTCGACCCGCGCCCCGCAGTTCGCCGGTGGTGGCGTCGTGCACGGTCCCGTGCCGCGTGACTACTCGCAGCGCACCCCCAAGAAGATGAAGGCCGCCGCCCTCCGCGGTGCCCTCTCCGACCGGGCGACCCACTCCCGCATCCACGTCGTCACCGGCGTGGTCGAGGGTGGCATCTCCACCAAGGCCGCCAAGACGCTGTTCGGCAAGATCTCGGAGCGCAAGAACGTGCTCCTGATCGCCGAGCGCTCCGACGAGGCCGCGTGGCTGTCCGCCCGCAACCTGCCCCAGGTCCACATCCTGGAGCCGGGCCAGCTGAACACGTACGACGTGATGCGATCCGACGACGTGGTCTTCACCCAGGCCGCCCTCGAGTCCTTCGTGTCTGGCCCCAAGGCCGCTGACAACGAAGGGAGCGAGGCCTGA
- the rplC gene encoding 50S ribosomal protein L3, whose protein sequence is MAKQIKGILGEKLGMTQVWDENNRVVPVTVVKAGPNVVTQVRTNDIDGYESVQIAFGEIDPRKVNKPLKGHFAKADVTPRRHLVELRTADASEYTLGQEITAEVFEAGVKVDVTGKSKGKGFAGVMKRHNFRGGKASHGAHRVHRKPGSIGGCATPGRVFKGMRMAGRMGNERVTTQNLTVHAVDAEKGLLLIKGAVPGPNGGLVLVRTAAKGA, encoded by the coding sequence ATGGCTAAGCAGATCAAGGGCATCCTGGGCGAGAAGCTCGGCATGACGCAGGTCTGGGACGAGAACAACCGCGTTGTTCCCGTGACCGTCGTCAAGGCCGGCCCGAACGTCGTGACCCAGGTCCGTACGAACGACATCGACGGCTACGAGTCGGTCCAGATCGCCTTCGGCGAGATCGACCCGCGCAAGGTGAACAAGCCCCTCAAGGGTCACTTCGCCAAGGCCGACGTCACCCCGCGCCGCCACCTGGTGGAGCTCCGCACCGCTGACGCCTCCGAGTACACGCTCGGCCAGGAGATCACCGCCGAGGTCTTCGAGGCCGGCGTGAAGGTCGACGTCACCGGTAAGAGCAAGGGCAAGGGCTTCGCCGGTGTCATGAAGCGCCACAACTTCCGTGGTGGCAAGGCCTCCCACGGTGCCCACCGCGTGCACCGCAAGCCCGGTTCGATCGGTGGCTGCGCCACTCCGGGCCGCGTCTTCAAGGGCATGCGCATGGCCGGCCGCATGGGCAACGAGCGCGTGACCACCCAGAACCTGACCGTTCACGCCGTTGACGCGGAGAAGGGCCTGCTCCTGATCAAGGGTGCGGTTCCTGGTCCGAACGGCGGCCTCGTCCTGGTCCGCACCGCGGCCAAGGGGGCCTGA
- the rpsJ gene encoding 30S ribosomal protein S10 has product MAGQKIRIRLKAYDHEVIDSSAKKIVETVTRTGASVAGPVPLPTEKNVYCVIKSPHKYKDSREHFEMRTHKRLIDILDPTPKTVDSLMRLDLPAGVDIEIKL; this is encoded by the coding sequence ATGGCGGGACAGAAGATCCGCATCCGGCTCAAGGCCTACGACCACGAGGTCATCGACTCCTCGGCGAAGAAGATCGTCGAGACGGTGACGCGTACTGGTGCGTCGGTCGCGGGCCCGGTGCCGCTGCCCACTGAGAAGAACGTGTACTGCGTCATCAAGTCGCCGCACAAGTACAAGGACTCGCGCGAGCACTTCGAGATGCGCACGCACAAGCGCCTGATCGACATTCTCGACCCGACGCCGAAGACCGTTGACTCCCTGATGCGACTCGACCTCCCGGCCGGTGTCGACATCGAGATCAAGCTCTGA
- a CDS encoding PIG-L family deacetylase: MDAVIPEPTRVRRRSVVASAAALSLAALAGCSVPRPRRKAPAADPAPGLAIAGSRHTQLMQIAAHPDDDLYFMNPDARRMIDAGIPLLCVYVTAGEHDGRNHIPGRGRTDTPADPPAYSSARHQGLRQSYAEAIGLGRFTPWRKDLVTLRGGRRAEINTLTNGARRVDLVFLNLPMHTPRRWMALPALWSDRKLELRTVIATDSPVLKAETYDYDKLVDVLAGLMETYRPTVIHTLDPDPDIQHSDEKTRKFDSEQPGYSDHGDHTAVASFSWAAMVRRVAEATKAGGTVPAFAATAFRGYYNRHWPKNLPPQVLREKAARLVPYGGDASWKCGNPSGCGDYSVGGDRPLKNVKGWVRATHYRYPGTGPAVVAEEDGRLTAYGVLGLRAVRWRENAPGGGLWGEPEDLGGGPLAPALGSATLADGRVLLFGLRFAALGGHGGPNRREIVLLEQRSPGGPFLAWKGLDNPERGDDRGRRIGVPVAVAAPDGRVHLFVRNADKGVSTRVRRADGSWERWRTLPGDEEVQDGLRALVDGRGRVHLFAAGREEIRHWVDGVAAAPLPGAGDPVGAVATAAAVELYFRAPATKELLTVPATGGRARTAAFDGYGAVTAAADVRGTVLLGRDLRGRVQLRRGGSLHTRTQGVVALGDSALRLTPQGAVAVGIGADAHPWTWRPEHPATG; encoded by the coding sequence GTGGACGCAGTCATACCCGAGCCCACCCGCGTCCGGCGGCGCAGCGTCGTCGCGTCCGCCGCCGCCCTCTCGCTGGCCGCCCTCGCCGGCTGCTCCGTCCCCCGGCCACGCCGCAAGGCCCCCGCCGCCGACCCCGCGCCGGGCCTGGCCATCGCCGGCTCCCGCCACACGCAGCTGATGCAGATCGCCGCCCACCCGGACGACGACCTGTACTTCATGAACCCCGACGCCCGCCGGATGATCGACGCGGGCATCCCGCTGCTCTGCGTCTACGTCACCGCGGGCGAGCACGACGGCAGGAACCACATCCCCGGCCGCGGCCGGACGGACACCCCCGCCGACCCGCCCGCGTACTCCTCCGCCCGCCACCAGGGCCTGCGCCAGTCCTACGCCGAGGCCATCGGCCTGGGCCGCTTCACGCCCTGGCGGAAGGACCTCGTCACCCTCCGCGGCGGCCGGCGCGCCGAGATCAACACGCTCACCAACGGCGCCCGCCGGGTCGACCTGGTCTTCCTCAACCTGCCGATGCACACGCCGCGCCGCTGGATGGCGCTGCCGGCGCTGTGGAGCGACCGCAAGCTGGAGCTGCGGACGGTGATCGCCACCGACTCCCCCGTCCTGAAGGCCGAGACGTACGACTACGACAAGCTCGTCGACGTCCTCGCCGGGCTGATGGAGACCTACCGGCCCACCGTGATCCACACCCTGGACCCGGACCCGGACATCCAGCACAGCGACGAGAAGACCCGGAAGTTCGACAGCGAGCAGCCCGGCTACTCCGACCACGGCGACCACACCGCCGTCGCCTCCTTCAGCTGGGCCGCGATGGTCCGCCGGGTCGCCGAGGCCACCAAGGCAGGCGGCACCGTCCCGGCCTTCGCGGCCACCGCCTTCCGCGGCTACTACAACCGCCACTGGCCGAAGAACCTCCCGCCGCAGGTGCTCCGGGAGAAGGCCGCGCGCCTCGTCCCGTACGGCGGCGACGCCTCCTGGAAGTGCGGCAACCCGTCCGGCTGCGGCGACTACAGCGTCGGCGGCGACCGCCCGCTGAAGAACGTCAAGGGCTGGGTGCGGGCCACCCACTACCGCTACCCCGGCACCGGCCCGGCCGTCGTCGCCGAGGAGGACGGCCGGCTCACCGCGTACGGCGTGCTCGGCCTGCGGGCGGTGCGCTGGCGCGAGAACGCGCCCGGCGGCGGGCTGTGGGGCGAGCCGGAGGACCTCGGCGGCGGGCCGCTGGCGCCCGCCCTGGGCTCCGCGACGCTCGCCGACGGACGGGTGCTCCTGTTCGGACTGCGGTTCGCCGCGCTCGGCGGGCACGGCGGGCCGAACCGCCGCGAGATCGTGCTGCTGGAGCAGCGCTCCCCCGGCGGCCCGTTCCTCGCCTGGAAGGGACTGGACAACCCGGAGCGCGGCGACGACCGCGGCCGGCGCATCGGTGTCCCGGTCGCGGTGGCGGCGCCGGACGGCCGCGTCCACCTCTTCGTGCGCAACGCGGACAAGGGCGTCTCGACGCGGGTGCGGCGGGCCGACGGCTCCTGGGAGCGGTGGCGGACCCTGCCCGGGGACGAGGAGGTCCAGGACGGGCTGCGGGCGCTCGTGGACGGGCGGGGGCGGGTGCACCTGTTCGCCGCGGGCCGCGAGGAGATCCGGCACTGGGTGGACGGGGTCGCGGCGGCGCCGCTGCCGGGGGCGGGCGACCCGGTCGGGGCGGTCGCCACGGCCGCGGCCGTGGAGCTGTACTTCCGGGCCCCGGCGACGAAGGAGCTGCTGACGGTGCCGGCGACCGGCGGCCGGGCCCGTACCGCCGCGTTCGACGGGTACGGCGCGGTGACCGCGGCCGCGGACGTCCGCGGCACGGTCCTGCTCGGGCGGGACCTGCGCGGCCGGGTGCAGCTGCGCCGGGGCGGGTCGCTGCACACCCGTACGCAGGGAGTCGTGGCCCTCGGGGACTCCGCCCTGCGGCTGACGCCCCAGGGTGCGGTCGCCGTCGGCATAGGGGCGGACGCGCATCCCTGGACCTGGCGGCCGGAGCACCCGGCCACGGGCTGA
- the tuf gene encoding elongation factor Tu, with protein MAKAKFERTKPHVNIGTIGHIDHGKTTLTAAITKVLHDAYPDLNEASAFDQIDKAPEERQRGITISIAHVEYQTESRHYAHVDCPGHADYIKNMITGAAQMDGAILVVAATDGPMPQTKEHVLLARQVGVPYIVVALNKADMVDDEEILELVELEVRELLSEYEFPGDDLPVVKVSALKALEGDKEWGQSVLNLMAAVDEAIPQPERDVDKPFLMPIEDVFTITGRGTVVTGRIERGVLKVNETVDIVGIRPEKTTTTVTGIEMFRKLLDEGQAGENVGLLLRGIKREDVERGQVIIKPGSVTPHTNFEAQAYILSKDEGGRHTPFFNNYRPQFYFRTTDVTGVVTLPEGTEMVMPGDNTAMSVELIQPVAMEEGLKFAIREGGRTVGAGQVVKITK; from the coding sequence GTGGCGAAGGCGAAGTTCGAGCGGACTAAGCCGCACGTCAACATCGGCACCATCGGTCACATCGACCACGGTAAGACGACCCTCACGGCCGCCATTACCAAGGTGCTGCACGACGCGTACCCGGACCTGAACGAGGCCTCGGCCTTCGACCAGATCGACAAGGCTCCCGAGGAGCGCCAGCGCGGTATCACGATCTCGATCGCGCACGTCGAGTACCAGACCGAGTCGCGTCACTACGCGCACGTCGACTGCCCCGGTCACGCGGACTACATCAAGAACATGATCACGGGTGCCGCGCAGATGGACGGCGCCATCCTCGTGGTCGCCGCCACCGACGGCCCGATGCCGCAGACCAAGGAGCACGTGCTCCTGGCCCGCCAGGTCGGCGTTCCGTACATCGTCGTCGCCCTGAACAAGGCCGACATGGTGGACGACGAGGAGATCCTGGAGCTCGTCGAGCTCGAGGTGCGTGAGCTCCTCTCCGAGTACGAGTTCCCGGGCGACGACCTGCCGGTCGTCAAGGTCTCGGCGCTCAAGGCGCTCGAGGGCGACAAGGAGTGGGGCCAGTCGGTCCTGAACCTGATGGCCGCCGTCGACGAGGCGATCCCGCAGCCCGAGCGTGACGTCGACAAGCCGTTCCTGATGCCGATCGAGGACGTCTTCACGATCACCGGTCGCGGTACGGTCGTCACCGGCCGTATCGAGCGTGGTGTCCTGAAGGTCAACGAGACCGTCGACATCGTCGGTATCCGTCCGGAGAAGACCACCACCACGGTCACCGGCATCGAGATGTTCCGCAAGCTGCTCGACGAGGGCCAGGCCGGTGAGAACGTCGGTCTGCTCCTCCGTGGCATCAAGCGCGAGGACGTCGAGCGCGGCCAGGTCATCATCAAGCCGGGCTCGGTCACGCCGCACACCAACTTCGAGGCCCAGGCCTACATCCTGTCGAAGGACGAGGGTGGTCGTCACACCCCGTTCTTCAACAACTACCGCCCGCAGTTCTACTTCCGTACCACGGACGTGACCGGCGTCGTGACCCTCCCCGAGGGCACCGAGATGGTCATGCCGGGCGACAACACCGCCATGTCCGTCGAGCTGATCCAGCCCGTCGCCATGGAGGAGGGCCTCAAGTTCGCCATCCGTGAGGGTGGCCGGACCGTCGGCGCCGGCCAGGTCGTCAAGATCACGAAGTAA